From a region of the Chroicocephalus ridibundus chromosome 8, bChrRid1.1, whole genome shotgun sequence genome:
- the CTBS gene encoding di-N-acetylchitobiase, with product MGRPWARWLLPLGLLQLLGGPAAAACPCPDPRLCHPVTGTGGFEVFVFDVGKESWKSYDWSKITTVAAFGKYDPELMCYAHSKGSRIVLKGDVPLKEIVDPVKRAAWISEQVDLAKRQYMDGINIDIEQEVNETSPEYYALTELVKETTDAFHREIPGSQVTFDVAWSPACIDKRCYNYTGIADACDFLFVMSYDEQSQIWTDCIAKANAPYLQTLVGYEEYITMGIDPKKLVMGVPWYGYDYVCQNLSNDHVCSLSKVPFRGAPCSDAAGRQVPYGAIMKQVNSSLSGVLWDEVQKSPFYEYKDSLSRFHQVWYDDPRSISLKAAYVKNRGLRGIGMWNGNSLDYSGEAVAEKQTEAMWQALIP from the exons ATGGGGCGGCCGTGGGCCCGCTGGCTGCTGCCGCTcggcctcctgcagctgctgggcggccccgccgccgctgcgtgTCCTTGCCCGGACCCGCGGCTCTGCCACCCCGTCACGGGCACCGGCGGCTTCGAG GTCTTCGTGTTCGATGTGGGGAAGGAAAGCTGGAAATCCTACGACTGGTCAAAAATTACAACTGTGGCAGCTTTCGGAAAGTACGATCCTGAGCTCATGTGCTATGCTCACTCTAAAGGCTCCAGGATAGTGCTGAAAG GTGATGTACCTCTTAAGGAAATTGTCGATCCTGTTAAAAGAGCAGCGTGGATATCTGAACAGGTGGACCTTGCAAAAAGGCAGTATATGGATGGAATTAATATAGATATAGAGCAAGAAGTTAATGAAACCTCCCCTGAGTATTATGCATTAACAGAGCTTGTTAAAGAAACTACAGATGCTTTTCACAGAGAAATTCCAGGATCACAG GTAACGTTTGATGTGGCTTGGTCTCCAGCATGCATAGATAAAAGGTGCTACAACTACACTGGGATTGCAGATGCCTGTGACTTCTTATTTGTGATGTCATACGACGAACAGAGCCAGATCTGGACAGACTGTATTGCAAAGGCCAATGCTCCTTACCTGCAGACATTAGTTG GATATGAAGAGTACATTACTATGGGCATTGATCCGAAGAAGCTTGTGATGGGTGTCCCCTGGTATGGCTATGACTATGTCTGCCAAAACCTGTCTAAT gatcaTGTTTGTTCCCTTTCCAAAGTACCTTTCCGTGGGGCTCCTTGCAGTGATGCTGCAGGGCGTCAGGTGCCCTACGGAGCAATAATGAAGCAGGTGAACAGTTCCCTTTCAGGGGTGCTGTGGGATGAGGTACAGAAATCTCCATTTTATGAATACAAG GATTCTCTCAGTCGCTTCCACCAAGTCTGGTATGATGACCCACGCAGCATCTCTCTAAAAGCAGCATATGTGAAGAATCGAGGTTTAAGGGGCATTGGCATGTGGAACGGAAATAGTCTTGACTATTCTGGGGAAGCtgtagcagaaaaacaaactgaagcaaTGTGGCAAGCCCTGATACCGTAA